A genome region from Pan troglodytes isolate AG18354 chromosome 3, NHGRI_mPanTro3-v2.0_pri, whole genome shotgun sequence includes the following:
- the MAP9 gene encoding microtubule-associated protein 9 isoform X1, with product MSDEVFSTTLAYTKSPKVTKRTTFQDELIRAITARSARQRSSEYSDDFDSDEIVSLGDFSDTSADENSVNKKMNDFHISDDEEKNPSKLSFLKTKKSNGNITKDEPVCAIKNEEEMAPDGCEDIVVKSFSESQNKDEEFEKDKIKMKPKPRILSIKSTSSAENNSLDTDDHFKPSPRPRSMLKKKSHMEEKDGLEDKETALSEELELHSAPSSLPMPNGIQLEAEKKAFSENLDPEDSCLTSLASSSLKQILGDSFSPGSEGNASGKDPNEEITENHNSLKSDENKENSFSADHVTTAVEKSKESQVTADDLEEEKAKAELIMDDDRTVGPLLSKSQSILISTSATASSKKTIEDRNIKNKKSTNNRASSASARLMTSEFLKKSSSKRRTPSTTTSSHYLGTLKVLDQKPSQKQSIEPDRADNIRAAVYQEWLEKKNVYLHEMHRIKRIESENLRIQNEQKKAAKREEALASFEAWKAMKEKEAKKIAAKKRLEEKNKKKTEEENAARKGEALQAFEKWKEKKMEYLKEKNRKEREYERAKKQKEEETVAEKKKDNLTAVEKWNEKKEAFFKQKEKEKINEKRKEELKRAEKKDKDKQAIDEYEKWLENKEKQERIERKQKKRHSFLESEALPPWSPPSRTVFAKVF from the exons ATGTCTGATGAAGTTTTTAGCACCACTTTGGCATATACAAAGAGTCCAAAAGTTACCAAAAGAACTACTTTCCag GATGAGCTAATAAGAGCAATTACAGCTCGCTCAGCCAGACAAAGGAGTTCTGAATACTCAGATGACTTTGACAGTGATGAGATTG tttccttaggTGATTTTTCTGACACTTCAGCAGATGAAAATTCagttaataaaaaaatgaatgactTTCATATATCAGATGATGAAGAAAAGAATCCTTCAAAACTATCGTTTTTGAAAACCAAGAAATCAAACGGTAACATAACCAAAGATGAGCCAGTGTGTGCCatcaaaaatgaagaggaaatggCACCTGATGGGTGTGAAGACATTGTTGTAAAATCTTTCTCTGAATCTCAAAATAAGGATGAGGAatttgaaaaagacaaaataaaaatgaaacctaaACCCAGAATTCTTTCAATTAAAAGCACATCTTCAG cagaAAACAACAGCCTTGACACAGATGATCACTTTAAACCATCACCTCGGCCAAGGAgtatgttgaaaaagaaaagtcacatgGAGGAGAAGGATGGACTAGAAGATAAAGAAACTGCCCTCAGTGAAGAATTGGAGTTACATTCTGCACCTTCTTCCCTTCCAATGCCGAATGGCATACAATTAGAAGCTGAGAAAAAAGCATTCTCTGAAAACCTTGATCCTGAG GATTCATGCTTAACAAGTCTAGCATCATCATCACTTAAACAAATTCTTGGAGATTCTTTTTCACCAGGATCTGAGGGAAACGCATCTGGAAAAG atCCAAATGAAGAAATCACTGAAAACCATAATTCCTTGAAATCagatgaaaataaagagaattcaTTTTCAGCAGACCATGTGACTACTGCAGTTGAGAAATCCAAGGAAAGTCAAGTGACTGCTGATGACCTtgaagaagaaaaggcaaaagCGGAACTGATTATGGATGATGACAGAACAGTTGGTCCACTACTATCTAAATCTCAGAGTATCTTAATATCTACCAGTGCAACAGCATCTTCAAAG AAAACAATTGAAGatagaaatataaagaataaaaagtcaacaaataatAGAGCATCCAGTGCATCTGCCAG ATTAATGACCTCTGAGTTTTTGAAGAAATCTAGTTCTAAAAGGAGAACTCCATCGACAACTACCTCTTCTCACTATTTAGGGACTTTAAAAGTCTTGGACCAAAAACCTTCACAGAAACAGAGCATAGAACCTGATAGAGCAGATAACATAAGGGCAGCTGTTTATCAG GAgtggttagaaaagaaaaatgtatatttacatgaaatgcacagaataaaaagaattgaaagtgAAAACTTAAGGATCCAAAATGAACAG AAAAAAGCTGCTAAAAGAGAAGAAGCATTAGCATCATTTGAGGCCTGGAAGgctatgaaagaaaaggaagcaaagaaaatagCTGCCAAAAAGAggcttgaagaaaaaaacaagaagaaaactgaagaagaaaatgCTGCAAGAAAAGGAGAAGCACTACAA GcttttgaaaaatggaaagagaaaaagatggaatatcttaaagagaaaaatagaaaggagagagaatatgaaagagcaaagaaacagaaagaggaggaaactgTTGccgagaaaaagaaagataatttaacTGCTGTTGAGAAATG GAATGAAAAAAAGGAAGCTTTtttcaagcaaaaggaaaaagaaaaaataaatgagaaaagaaaggaagaactgaaaagagctgagaaaaaagataaagataaacaAGCTATTGATGAATATGAAAAATGGCTG
- the MAP9 gene encoding microtubule-associated protein 9 isoform X2 produces MSDEVFSTTLAYTKSPKVTKRTTFQDELIRAITARSARQRSSEYSDDFDSDEIVSLGDFSDTSADENSVNKKMNDFHISDDEEKNPSKLSFLKTKKSNGNITKDEPVCAIKNEEEMAPDGCEDIVVKSFSESQNKDEEFEKDKIKMKPKPRILSIKSTSSENNSLDTDDHFKPSPRPRSMLKKKSHMEEKDGLEDKETALSEELELHSAPSSLPMPNGIQLEAEKKAFSENLDPEDSCLTSLASSSLKQILGDSFSPGSEGNASGKDPNEEITENHNSLKSDENKENSFSADHVTTAVEKSKESQVTADDLEEEKAKAELIMDDDRTVGPLLSKSQSILISTSATASSKKTIEDRNIKNKKSTNNRASSASARLMTSEFLKKSSSKRRTPSTTTSSHYLGTLKVLDQKPSQKQSIEPDRADNIRAAVYQEWLEKKNVYLHEMHRIKRIESENLRIQNEQKKAAKREEALASFEAWKAMKEKEAKKIAAKKRLEEKNKKKTEEENAARKGEALQAFEKWKEKKMEYLKEKNRKEREYERAKKQKEEETVAEKKKDNLTAVEKWNEKKEAFFKQKEKEKINEKRKEELKRAEKKDKDKQAIDEYEKWLENKEKQERIERKQKKRHSFLESEALPPWSPPSRTVFAKVF; encoded by the exons ATGTCTGATGAAGTTTTTAGCACCACTTTGGCATATACAAAGAGTCCAAAAGTTACCAAAAGAACTACTTTCCag GATGAGCTAATAAGAGCAATTACAGCTCGCTCAGCCAGACAAAGGAGTTCTGAATACTCAGATGACTTTGACAGTGATGAGATTG tttccttaggTGATTTTTCTGACACTTCAGCAGATGAAAATTCagttaataaaaaaatgaatgactTTCATATATCAGATGATGAAGAAAAGAATCCTTCAAAACTATCGTTTTTGAAAACCAAGAAATCAAACGGTAACATAACCAAAGATGAGCCAGTGTGTGCCatcaaaaatgaagaggaaatggCACCTGATGGGTGTGAAGACATTGTTGTAAAATCTTTCTCTGAATCTCAAAATAAGGATGAGGAatttgaaaaagacaaaataaaaatgaaacctaaACCCAGAATTCTTTCAATTAAAAGCACATCTTCAG aAAACAACAGCCTTGACACAGATGATCACTTTAAACCATCACCTCGGCCAAGGAgtatgttgaaaaagaaaagtcacatgGAGGAGAAGGATGGACTAGAAGATAAAGAAACTGCCCTCAGTGAAGAATTGGAGTTACATTCTGCACCTTCTTCCCTTCCAATGCCGAATGGCATACAATTAGAAGCTGAGAAAAAAGCATTCTCTGAAAACCTTGATCCTGAG GATTCATGCTTAACAAGTCTAGCATCATCATCACTTAAACAAATTCTTGGAGATTCTTTTTCACCAGGATCTGAGGGAAACGCATCTGGAAAAG atCCAAATGAAGAAATCACTGAAAACCATAATTCCTTGAAATCagatgaaaataaagagaattcaTTTTCAGCAGACCATGTGACTACTGCAGTTGAGAAATCCAAGGAAAGTCAAGTGACTGCTGATGACCTtgaagaagaaaaggcaaaagCGGAACTGATTATGGATGATGACAGAACAGTTGGTCCACTACTATCTAAATCTCAGAGTATCTTAATATCTACCAGTGCAACAGCATCTTCAAAG AAAACAATTGAAGatagaaatataaagaataaaaagtcaacaaataatAGAGCATCCAGTGCATCTGCCAG ATTAATGACCTCTGAGTTTTTGAAGAAATCTAGTTCTAAAAGGAGAACTCCATCGACAACTACCTCTTCTCACTATTTAGGGACTTTAAAAGTCTTGGACCAAAAACCTTCACAGAAACAGAGCATAGAACCTGATAGAGCAGATAACATAAGGGCAGCTGTTTATCAG GAgtggttagaaaagaaaaatgtatatttacatgaaatgcacagaataaaaagaattgaaagtgAAAACTTAAGGATCCAAAATGAACAG AAAAAAGCTGCTAAAAGAGAAGAAGCATTAGCATCATTTGAGGCCTGGAAGgctatgaaagaaaaggaagcaaagaaaatagCTGCCAAAAAGAggcttgaagaaaaaaacaagaagaaaactgaagaagaaaatgCTGCAAGAAAAGGAGAAGCACTACAA GcttttgaaaaatggaaagagaaaaagatggaatatcttaaagagaaaaatagaaaggagagagaatatgaaagagcaaagaaacagaaagaggaggaaactgTTGccgagaaaaagaaagataatttaacTGCTGTTGAGAAATG GAATGAAAAAAAGGAAGCTTTtttcaagcaaaaggaaaaagaaaaaataaatgagaaaagaaaggaagaactgaaaagagctgagaaaaaagataaagataaacaAGCTATTGATGAATATGAAAAATGGCTG
- the MAP9 gene encoding microtubule-associated protein 9 isoform X3, giving the protein MSDEVFSTTLAYTKSPKVTKRTTFQDELIRAITARSARQRSSEYSDDFDSDEIVSLGDFSDTSADENSVNKKMNDFHISDDEEKNPSKLSFLKTKKSNGNITKDEPVCAIKNEEEMAPDGCEDIVVKSFSESQNKDEEFEKDKIKMKPKPRILSIKSTSSAENNSLDTDDHFKPSPRPRSMLKKKSHMEEKDGLEDKETALSEELELHSAPSSLPMPNGIQLEAEKKAFSENLDPEDSCLTSLASSSLKQILGDSFSPGSEGNASGKDPNEEITENHNSLKSDENKENSFSADHVTTAVEKSKESQVTADDLEEEKAKAELIMDDDRTVGPLLSKSQSILISTSATASSKKKAAKREEALASFEAWKAMKEKEAKKIAAKKRLEEKNKKKTEEENAARKGEALQAFEKWKEKKMEYLKEKNRKEREYERAKKQKEEETVAEKKKDNLTAVEKWNEKKEAFFKQKEKEKINEKRKEELKRAEKKDKDKQAIDEYEKWLENKEKQERIERKQKKRHSFLESEALPPWSPPSRTVFAKVF; this is encoded by the exons ATGTCTGATGAAGTTTTTAGCACCACTTTGGCATATACAAAGAGTCCAAAAGTTACCAAAAGAACTACTTTCCag GATGAGCTAATAAGAGCAATTACAGCTCGCTCAGCCAGACAAAGGAGTTCTGAATACTCAGATGACTTTGACAGTGATGAGATTG tttccttaggTGATTTTTCTGACACTTCAGCAGATGAAAATTCagttaataaaaaaatgaatgactTTCATATATCAGATGATGAAGAAAAGAATCCTTCAAAACTATCGTTTTTGAAAACCAAGAAATCAAACGGTAACATAACCAAAGATGAGCCAGTGTGTGCCatcaaaaatgaagaggaaatggCACCTGATGGGTGTGAAGACATTGTTGTAAAATCTTTCTCTGAATCTCAAAATAAGGATGAGGAatttgaaaaagacaaaataaaaatgaaacctaaACCCAGAATTCTTTCAATTAAAAGCACATCTTCAG cagaAAACAACAGCCTTGACACAGATGATCACTTTAAACCATCACCTCGGCCAAGGAgtatgttgaaaaagaaaagtcacatgGAGGAGAAGGATGGACTAGAAGATAAAGAAACTGCCCTCAGTGAAGAATTGGAGTTACATTCTGCACCTTCTTCCCTTCCAATGCCGAATGGCATACAATTAGAAGCTGAGAAAAAAGCATTCTCTGAAAACCTTGATCCTGAG GATTCATGCTTAACAAGTCTAGCATCATCATCACTTAAACAAATTCTTGGAGATTCTTTTTCACCAGGATCTGAGGGAAACGCATCTGGAAAAG atCCAAATGAAGAAATCACTGAAAACCATAATTCCTTGAAATCagatgaaaataaagagaattcaTTTTCAGCAGACCATGTGACTACTGCAGTTGAGAAATCCAAGGAAAGTCAAGTGACTGCTGATGACCTtgaagaagaaaaggcaaaagCGGAACTGATTATGGATGATGACAGAACAGTTGGTCCACTACTATCTAAATCTCAGAGTATCTTAATATCTACCAGTGCAACAGCATCTTCAAAG AAAAAAGCTGCTAAAAGAGAAGAAGCATTAGCATCATTTGAGGCCTGGAAGgctatgaaagaaaaggaagcaaagaaaatagCTGCCAAAAAGAggcttgaagaaaaaaacaagaagaaaactgaagaagaaaatgCTGCAAGAAAAGGAGAAGCACTACAA GcttttgaaaaatggaaagagaaaaagatggaatatcttaaagagaaaaatagaaaggagagagaatatgaaagagcaaagaaacagaaagaggaggaaactgTTGccgagaaaaagaaagataatttaacTGCTGTTGAGAAATG GAATGAAAAAAAGGAAGCTTTtttcaagcaaaaggaaaaagaaaaaataaatgagaaaagaaaggaagaactgaaaagagctgagaaaaaagataaagataaacaAGCTATTGATGAATATGAAAAATGGCTG
- the MAP9 gene encoding microtubule-associated protein 9 isoform X4, whose product MSDEVFSTTLAYTKSPKVTKRTTFQDELIRAITARSARQRSSEYSDDFDSDEIVSLGDFSDTSADENSVNKKMNDFHISDDEEKNPSKLSFLKTKKSNGNITKDEPVCAIKNEEEMAPDGCEDIVVKSFSESQNKDEEFEKDKIKMKPKPRILSIKSTSSENNSLDTDDHFKPSPRPRSMLKKKSHMEEKDGLEDKETALSEELELHSAPSSLPMPNGIQLEAEKKAFSENLDPEDSCLTSLASSSLKQILGDSFSPGSEGNASGKDPNEEITENHNSLKSDENKENSFSADHVTTAVEKSKESQVTADDLEEEKAKAELIMDDDRTVGPLLSKSQSILISTSATASSKKKAAKREEALASFEAWKAMKEKEAKKIAAKKRLEEKNKKKTEEENAARKGEALQAFEKWKEKKMEYLKEKNRKEREYERAKKQKEEETVAEKKKDNLTAVEKWNEKKEAFFKQKEKEKINEKRKEELKRAEKKDKDKQAIDEYEKWLENKEKQERIERKQKKRHSFLESEALPPWSPPSRTVFAKVF is encoded by the exons ATGTCTGATGAAGTTTTTAGCACCACTTTGGCATATACAAAGAGTCCAAAAGTTACCAAAAGAACTACTTTCCag GATGAGCTAATAAGAGCAATTACAGCTCGCTCAGCCAGACAAAGGAGTTCTGAATACTCAGATGACTTTGACAGTGATGAGATTG tttccttaggTGATTTTTCTGACACTTCAGCAGATGAAAATTCagttaataaaaaaatgaatgactTTCATATATCAGATGATGAAGAAAAGAATCCTTCAAAACTATCGTTTTTGAAAACCAAGAAATCAAACGGTAACATAACCAAAGATGAGCCAGTGTGTGCCatcaaaaatgaagaggaaatggCACCTGATGGGTGTGAAGACATTGTTGTAAAATCTTTCTCTGAATCTCAAAATAAGGATGAGGAatttgaaaaagacaaaataaaaatgaaacctaaACCCAGAATTCTTTCAATTAAAAGCACATCTTCAG aAAACAACAGCCTTGACACAGATGATCACTTTAAACCATCACCTCGGCCAAGGAgtatgttgaaaaagaaaagtcacatgGAGGAGAAGGATGGACTAGAAGATAAAGAAACTGCCCTCAGTGAAGAATTGGAGTTACATTCTGCACCTTCTTCCCTTCCAATGCCGAATGGCATACAATTAGAAGCTGAGAAAAAAGCATTCTCTGAAAACCTTGATCCTGAG GATTCATGCTTAACAAGTCTAGCATCATCATCACTTAAACAAATTCTTGGAGATTCTTTTTCACCAGGATCTGAGGGAAACGCATCTGGAAAAG atCCAAATGAAGAAATCACTGAAAACCATAATTCCTTGAAATCagatgaaaataaagagaattcaTTTTCAGCAGACCATGTGACTACTGCAGTTGAGAAATCCAAGGAAAGTCAAGTGACTGCTGATGACCTtgaagaagaaaaggcaaaagCGGAACTGATTATGGATGATGACAGAACAGTTGGTCCACTACTATCTAAATCTCAGAGTATCTTAATATCTACCAGTGCAACAGCATCTTCAAAG AAAAAAGCTGCTAAAAGAGAAGAAGCATTAGCATCATTTGAGGCCTGGAAGgctatgaaagaaaaggaagcaaagaaaatagCTGCCAAAAAGAggcttgaagaaaaaaacaagaagaaaactgaagaagaaaatgCTGCAAGAAAAGGAGAAGCACTACAA GcttttgaaaaatggaaagagaaaaagatggaatatcttaaagagaaaaatagaaaggagagagaatatgaaagagcaaagaaacagaaagaggaggaaactgTTGccgagaaaaagaaagataatttaacTGCTGTTGAGAAATG GAATGAAAAAAAGGAAGCTTTtttcaagcaaaaggaaaaagaaaaaataaatgagaaaagaaaggaagaactgaaaagagctgagaaaaaagataaagataaacaAGCTATTGATGAATATGAAAAATGGCTG